A stretch of Gemmatimonadaceae bacterium DNA encodes these proteins:
- a CDS encoding S9 family peptidase, with the protein MKSMMAAFAFVFAAAPALLGQTPVNTSLGSVQGPHPFNVRDLVMMDRVSDPQLSPDGRWAAFTVRRTDYAANRGITAIYVLDLDGTAAPVQVVDKAAQPRWAPDGHHLYYMAAADGVEQLWRVDLGGATTGLDPAAHAAPAQVSRTPLDLNTFKLSPDGSHVLLSYEVDTDCPTLTCTAQRIAARAADKASGTIYERLFVRHWDAWATGRRNQLYIAAIDASGQIPTEPTLLSKGIDGDVPSKPFGDESEFSFSPDGKTVYFGIRIAGTTEPWSTNFDVYRVPADGSSPPNDLTSANKAWDAYPVPAPDGKTLYYLSMKTPGFESDRFRIMAMDLSTGQSREVDPSWDRSAGSLTISPDGKTLYASVDDHGEHPIFAIDATTGKATRIVGDGTVSGYSLAHGRILFARDDLKHPSDLYTIDAAATSARAQQVTHFNADALANAKEGDWEFFTFQGWNGEPVQGYVVKPVGYEPGKTYPVAFLIHGGPQGAWDNGWSYRWNPQTYAGQGFAVVAINFHGSTGYGQAFTNSISGDWGGKPLEDLKLGWAAALGKYALLDGRRACALGASYGGYMTYWIAGVWNGPWKCLVDHDGVFDTRAMYYDTDELWFEERENGGTQYEHPENYEKFNPLDHVAQWRVPMMILHSNQDFRIPINQGMGAFTALQRRGIPSEFLTFPDEDHWVLKPHNSVQWHDAVNAWLAKWTAKDAGRTASR; encoded by the coding sequence ATGAAGTCGATGATGGCCGCGTTCGCCTTCGTGTTCGCCGCGGCGCCGGCGCTGCTCGGCCAGACGCCCGTGAACACGTCGTTAGGCAGCGTGCAGGGACCGCACCCGTTCAACGTACGCGACCTCGTGATGATGGATCGCGTGAGCGACCCGCAACTCTCACCCGACGGACGTTGGGCCGCGTTCACTGTACGCCGCACCGACTACGCCGCCAACCGCGGCATCACGGCGATCTACGTGCTCGATCTCGACGGTACGGCCGCGCCCGTGCAGGTGGTCGACAAGGCCGCGCAGCCGCGTTGGGCGCCCGATGGACATCACCTCTACTACATGGCCGCGGCCGACGGCGTCGAGCAGCTGTGGCGCGTGGATTTGGGCGGCGCTACCACCGGTCTCGACCCCGCGGCGCACGCCGCCCCGGCGCAGGTGAGCCGCACGCCGCTCGACCTCAACACGTTCAAGTTGTCGCCCGATGGCTCGCACGTGCTCCTGTCGTACGAAGTCGACACCGACTGCCCGACGCTCACCTGCACCGCCCAACGCATCGCGGCGCGCGCGGCCGACAAGGCGAGCGGCACCATCTATGAGCGGTTGTTCGTTAGGCACTGGGACGCGTGGGCCACGGGCCGCCGCAACCAGCTGTACATCGCGGCCATCGATGCATCCGGCCAGATTCCAACCGAGCCGACCCTGCTGAGCAAGGGCATCGACGGCGATGTGCCGAGCAAGCCGTTCGGCGACGAGAGCGAATTCTCCTTCTCGCCCGATGGCAAGACGGTGTATTTCGGGATTCGCATCGCCGGGACCACCGAGCCGTGGTCCACCAACTTCGACGTGTACCGGGTGCCCGCCGACGGCTCCTCCCCGCCTAACGACCTGACCTCGGCGAACAAGGCCTGGGACGCGTATCCGGTTCCGGCGCCCGACGGCAAGACACTCTACTACCTCTCGATGAAAACGCCGGGCTTCGAGTCGGACCGCTTCCGCATCATGGCCATGGATCTGTCCACCGGCCAGTCGCGCGAAGTCGATCCGAGCTGGGACCGGTCCGCCGGCAGCCTCACCATCTCGCCCGATGGCAAGACGCTCTATGCAAGCGTGGACGACCACGGCGAGCACCCCATCTTCGCGATCGATGCCACCACCGGCAAGGCGACGCGCATCGTGGGCGATGGGACCGTCAGCGGATACTCACTCGCTCACGGCCGGATTCTTTTCGCGCGCGATGATCTGAAACACCCATCTGACCTCTACACGATCGACGCCGCCGCAACGAGCGCACGCGCCCAACAGGTCACGCATTTCAACGCCGACGCGCTCGCGAACGCCAAGGAAGGCGACTGGGAATTCTTCACCTTCCAGGGGTGGAACGGAGAACCCGTGCAAGGCTACGTCGTCAAACCCGTGGGATACGAACCTGGCAAGACGTACCCGGTTGCGTTCCTCATCCACGGCGGTCCGCAGGGCGCATGGGACAACGGCTGGAGCTATCGCTGGAATCCGCAGACGTACGCGGGCCAGGGCTTCGCCGTGGTGGCGATCAACTTCCACGGTTCCACCGGCTACGGCCAGGCCTTCACCAACTCCATTTCCGGCGACTGGGGTGGCAAGCCCCTCGAGGACCTCAAGCTCGGCTGGGCGGCGGCGTTAGGCAAATACGCGTTACTCGATGGGCGCCGAGCGTGTGCGTTAGGCGCGAGCTACGGCGGGTACATGACATACTGGATCGCCGGCGTCTGGAACGGGCCGTGGAAATGTCTCGTCGACCACGATGGCGTGTTCGACACCCGCGCGATGTACTACGACACCGATGAATTGTGGTTCGAGGAGCGCGAAAATGGCGGCACCCAGTACGAGCACCCCGAGAACTACGAGAAGTTCAACCCGCTCGACCACGTGGCGCAGTGGCGCGTGCCAATGATGATACTGCACAGCAACCAGGACTTTCGGATTCCGATCAACCAGGGCATGGGC